In Odocoileus virginianus isolate 20LAN1187 ecotype Illinois chromosome 5, Ovbor_1.2, whole genome shotgun sequence, a single window of DNA contains:
- the SEMA6C gene encoding semaphorin-6C isoform X4: MPRAPHFMTLLLPLLLLSTPHTQAAFPQDPLPLLTSDLQGISPLSWFRGLEDDAVVAELGLDFQRFLTLNRTLLVAARDHVFSFDLQAQEEGEGLVPNKYLTWRSQDMENCAVRGKLTDECYNYIRVLVPWDSQTLLACGTNSFSPVCRSYGRAACIQPQLQTSRPVTLWFTEALGLSPRSAPPKPHFVHALEHGDHVYFFFREVSVEDARLGRVQFSRVARVCKRDMGGSPRALDRHWTSFLKLRLNCSVPGDSTFYFDVLQALTGPVNLYGRSALFGVFTTQTNSIPGSAVCAFYLDDIERGFEGKFKEQRSLDGAWTPVSEDRVPSPRPGSCAGVGVAALFPSSRDLPDDVLTFIKAHPLLDPAVPPATHQPLLTLTSRALLTQVAVDGMAGPYSNTTVLFLGSNDGTVLKVLPPGGQSGGSEPILLEEIDAYSPSRCSGKRAAQTARRVIGLELDTEGHRLFVAFSGCIIYLPLSRCARHGACRRSCLASQDPYCGWDSSRGCVDIRAPGGIDVDPTGNQESMEHDDCQDGATGSQSGTGDSTYVLLSPGPSPETPSPPSDAHPRPQSSTLGAHNQGVRRDLPPASASRSVPIPLLLACVAAAFALGASVSGLLVSCACRRAHRRRSKDIESSGIPRPLSLRSLARLHGAGPEPPPPSKDGDGAQTPQLYTTFLPPPEGVPPPELACLPTPESTPELPVKHLRHAGGPWEWNQNGNNAKEGRSRARGGNAAGGPAPRVLVKPPPPGCPGQAVEVTTLEELLRYLHGPQAPRKEAEPPAAAPFTSRPLPPEPAPTLFAGPSLLPRDCAPPRRLDVPPEGKCPAPAARPALSAPAPRLGVGGSRKLPFSSHRAPPALLTRVPSGGPSRYSGGAGRHLLYLGRPEGHRGRALKRVDVEKPQGPLKPPFVGPSSQAAVPNGSHFNF; this comes from the exons GTATTTCTCCATTATCCTGGTTCCGGGGCCTGGAGGATGATGCTGTGGTTGCAGAACTTGGGCTGGACTTTCAGAGATTCCTGACCCTGAACCGGACCTTGCTAGTGGCTGCCAG GGATCACGTTTTCTCCTTTGATCTTCAAGCCCAAGAAGAAGGGGAGGGGCTCGTGCCCAACAAG TATCTAACATGGaggagccaagacatggagaacTGTGCTGTGCGGGGCAAGCTGACG GACGAGTGCTACAACTACATTCGCGTTCTCGTGCCCTGGGACTCCCAGACGCTCCTTGCCTGTGGAACGAACTCATTCAGCCCCGTGTGCCGCAGCTATGGG AGGGCAGCCTGTATTCAGCCACAGCTGCAGACTTCCAGGCCAGTGACGCTGTGGTTTACCGAAGCCTTGGGCCTCAGCCCCCGCTCCGCTCCGCCAA AGCCACACTTTGTCCACGCTTTGGAGCATGGAGACCATGTCTACTTCTTCTTCCGAGAAGTCTCTGTGGAGGATGCCCGGCTGGGGAGG GTGCAGTTCTCCCGTGTGGCCCGTGTGTGTAAGCGTGACATGGGTGGCTCACCTAGGGCCTTGGACCGCCATTGGACATCCTTCCTCAAGCTGCGGCTCAACTGCTCTGTCCCTGGAGACTCTACCTTCTATTTTGATGTCTTACAGGCCTTGACAGGGCCTGTGAACTTGTATGGTCGCTCTGCTCTCTTTGGGGTCTTCACCACCCAGACCAATAG CATTCCTGGCTCTGCGGTCTGCGCCTTCTACCTGGATGATATCGAGCGTGGGTTTGAGGGCAAGTTCAAGGAGCAGAGGAGTCTGGATGGGGCCTGGACCCCTGTGTCTGAGGACAGGGTCCCCTCCCCCAG GCCCGGATCCTGTGCAGGAGTAGGTGTAGCTGCATTGTTCCCCTCTTCTCGAGACCTCCCTGATGATGTCCTGACCTTCATCAAGGCTCACCCACTCCTGGACCCTGCTGTGCCACCTGCCACCCATCAGCCTCTGCTCACCCTCACCAGCAG GGCCCTACTGACCCAGGTGGCTGTGGATGGCATGGCTGGTCCCTACAGTAACACCACAGTCCTGTTCCTTGGCTCCAATGATGGGACAGTGCTGAAGGTGCTGCCCCCAGGGGGGCAGTCTGGGGGCTCTGAGCCCATTCTGTTGGAAGAGATCGATGCCTACAGCCCCTCCCG GTGCAGTGGGAAGCGGGCAGCCCAAACAGCACGGCGGGTCATAGGGCTGGAGCTGGACACTGAAGGTCACAGGCTCTTTGTGGCTTTTTCTGGCTGCATCATCTACCTCCCTCTTAGTCGATGTGCCCGGCATGGGGCCTGTCGGAG GAGCTGTCTGGCTTCTCAGGACCCATACTGTGGATGGGACAGCTCCAGAGGCTGCGTGGATATCAGGGCACCTGGTGG GATTGATGTGGATCCAACTGGTAACCAGGAATCCATGGAGCATGATGACTGCCAAG ATGGAGCTACTGGGAGTCAGTCTGGTACAGGGGATTCCACTTATG TGCTTCTGAGTCCTGGCCCTTCCCCTGAGACCCCCAGCCCCCCCAGTGATGCCCACCCCCGGCCCCAGTCTTCCACTCTTGGAGCTCACAATCAGG GCGTGCGCCGGGACCTCCCGCCAGCCTCAGCCTCCCGCTCagtccccatcccactcctcctgGCCTGTGTGGCCGCGGCCTTCGCCCTGGGCGCCTCGGTCTCTGGCCTTCTGGTCTCCTGCGCCTGTCGCCGAGCGCACCGACGTCGGAGCAAGGATATCGAGTCCTCCGGGATCCCACGTCCTCTCTCCCTCCGCAGCTTGGCCCGGCTGCATGGGGCGGGTCCAGAGCCGCCGCCGCCGTCCAAGGACGGAGACGGGGCACAGACGCCGCAGCTCTACAccaccttcctgcctcctcccgaGGGCGTACCCCCGCCGGAGCTGGCCTGCTTGCCCACCCCGGAGTCCACGCCAGAGCTGCCGGTCAAGCACCTCCGCCACGCCGGGGGTCCCTGGGAGTGGAACCAGAACGGGAACAACGCCAAGGAGGGCCGGAGCCGCGCCCGGGGCGGGAACGCGGCGGGTGGTCCCGCGCCGCGCGTGCTGGTGAAGCCGCCGCCGCCTGGCTGTCCTGGGCAGGCCGTGGAAGTCACCACCCTGGAGGAACTACTGCGCTACCTGCACGGCCCGCAGGCGCCCAGGAAGGAGGCCGAGCCCCCGGCCGCCGCTCCTTTCACCTCGCGGCCGCTGCCGCCCGAGCCCGCCCCCACCCTCTTTGCCGGCCCCAGCCTGCTGCCCAGGGACTGTGCCCCGCCTCGGAGGCTGGACGTGCCCCCGGAGGGCAAGTGCCCGGCCCCCGCCGCCCGGCCTGCGCTCTCCGCCCCAGCTCCCCGGCTCGGGGTGGGCGGCAGCCGGAAGTTGCCCTTCTCCTCGCACCGTGCACCCCCTGCGCTGCTCACCCGAGTCCCCTCGGGAGGCCCCTCCAGGTACTCAGGGGGTGCCGGGAGACACCTCCTGTACCTGGGTCGGCCTGAGGGGCACCGGGGCCGCGCCCTGAAGAGGGTGGACGTCGAGAAGCCCCAGGGGCCCCTGAAGCCTCCCTTCGTCGGGCCCTCCTCGCAGGCGGCCGTCCCTAACGGCAGCCATTTTAACTTTTGA